Proteins found in one Scomber scombrus chromosome 15, fScoSco1.1, whole genome shotgun sequence genomic segment:
- the LOC133995402 gene encoding tripartite motif-containing protein 16-like — MAQHTVKLDQEKYSCSICLDLLKDPVTIPCGHNYCMNCIKQHWDEEDQKKIYSCPQCRKTFIPRPVLMKNTMLADLVEDLKKTGLQAAPVDHCYAGPEDVACDVCTGSKLKAVKSCLQCLVSYCEQHLQPHYESPAFEKHKLVNPSKKLQENICSHHDEVMKIFCRTDQQLICYLCSMDEHDGHNKVSAAAERNEKQREVKASQQKVQQRIQDREKDVKMLQQEMEDMNHSADEAVRDSEKIFNELIHLIEKRSSDVKQQIRFRQKTEVSRVKELQEKLQQEITDLRRKVTELKQLSDTKDHIQFLHNYSSLSQLSEPTDSSSINLCPLQYFDSVTVAVSELRDKLQDIFREEPKTRDEFLQYSVQVTLDPNTAHIRLLLSEGNKKATVMREEQTYTHHCDRFTEQQQVLSKESLTGRCYWEVEGKQVRNTVAVTYKDISRTGGESRLGENDKSWALEYNYRKYKFIHNKVSTSISGSRSSRVGVYLDDSAGILSFYNVSDTMTLLHRVQTTFTQPLYAGLSVYGYDYSVELCELK; from the coding sequence ATGGCGCAGCACACAGTTAAACTGGACCAGGAAAAATACTCCTGTTcaatctgtctggatctactgaaggatccagtcactattccctgtggacacaacTACTGTATGAACTGTATTAAACAACACTGGGATGAAGAGGATCAGAAGAAAATCTACAGCTGTCCTCAGTGTAGAAAAACCTTCATACCAAGACCTGTCCtgatgaaaaacaccatgttagcagattTAGTGGAGgacctgaagaagactggactccaagctgctccagttgatcactgctatgctggacctgaagatgtggcctgtgatgtctgtacTGGAAGTAAACTGAAAGCTGTCAAGTCCTGTCTGCAGTGTCTGGTCTCTTACTGTGAGCAACACCTCCAGCCTCACTATGAATCTCCTGCCTTtgaaaaacacaagctggtcaACCCCTCCAAGAAGCttcaggagaacatctgctctcatcatgatgaggtgatgaagatttTCTGCCGCACTGATCAGCAATTGATCTGTTATCTATGCTCCATGGATGAACATGACGGACACAACAaagtctcagctgcagcagagaggaatgaaaagcagagagaggtaAAGGCTAGTCAGCAAAAagtccagcagagaatccaggacagagagaaagatgtgaagatGCTTCAGCAGGAGATGGAGGATATGAATCATTCTGctgatgaagcagtgagggacAGCGAGAAGATCTTCAATGAGCTGATCCATCTCATtgagaaaagaagctctgatgtgaagcagcagatcagattcAGGCAgaaaactgaagtgagtcgagtcaaagagcttcaggagaagctgcagcaggagatcactgatcTGAGGAGGAAAGTTACTGAACTGAAACAGCTCTCAGACACAAAGGATCACATCCAGTTTTTACACAACTATTCCTCactgtcacaactcagtgaacctacagactcatccagcatcaatctCTGTCCTCTGCAGTACTTTGATAGTGTGACTGTGGCTGTGTCAGaactcagagataaactacaggacatttTCAGGGAGGAGCCCAAGACCAGAGATGAGTTCTTACAATACTCTGTTCAAGTcacactggatccaaacacagcacataTACGGCTGTTATTGTCTGAAGGGAACAAAAAAGCAACAGTGATGAGAGAAGAACAGACGTATACTCATCACTGTGACAGATTCACTGAACAGCAGCAGGTCCTGAGTaaagagagtctgactggacgctGTTATtgggaggtggaggggaaaCAAGTAAGAAACACAGTAGCAGTCACATACAAGGATATTAGCAGAACAGGAGGTGAAAGTAGATTAGGAGAAAATGATAAGTCATGGGCTTTAGAATATAATTATCGGAAATATAAATTCATTCATAATAAAGTCAGCACTTCCATCTCAGGCTCTCGGTCCTCCAGAGTAGGAGTGTACCTGGATGACAgtgcaggtattctgtccttctacaacGTCTCTGacaccatgactctcctccacagagtccagaccacattcactcagcctctctatgctggactcaGTGTTTATGGTTATGATTACTCAGTTGAACTGTGTGAGCTCAAATAA